A genomic region of bacterium contains the following coding sequences:
- a CDS encoding transposase: TEPAPESSAGSGGGRWSAKRKMSVILELLRGADLETTSRKHRVTVAKLTEWRDRFLAGGEASLKSRETDVEDEEKKRLKSVVASVCVDNELLREKIARLEDGRPFRSWRSRL; encoded by the coding sequence GACTGAGCCGGCCCCAGAATCGTCGGCCGGCTCCGGCGGGGGCCGGTGGTCAGCGAAACGCAAGATGTCGGTCATCCTGGAGTTGCTGCGCGGAGCCGATCTGGAGACCACCTCCCGTAAGCATCGAGTGACTGTGGCCAAGTTGACCGAGTGGCGAGACCGCTTCCTGGCCGGTGGTGAGGCCAGTCTGAAAAGCCGGGAGACCGACGTCGAGGACGAAGAGAAGAAGCGCCTGAAGTCGGTAGTGGCCAGTGTGTGTGTGGACAACGAGCTGCTGCGGGAGAAGATTGCGCGGCTGGAGGACGGCCGCCCTTTTCGGTCCTGGAGGTCGAGACTATGA